A genomic segment from Micromonospora echinaurantiaca encodes:
- a CDS encoding family 20 glycosylhydrolase: MAVGYSSLCIDDELTYRFVEDVIREIAAITPGPFLHIGGDEAHATTDEDYRTFMQRVLPLVAKYGKRASGWNEIMQVDPPTDVVAQYWGTGTTNADLAEAAARGNKVVMSPANKAYLDMKYDPTTRLGLSWAAYIEVRDAYDWNPAQRVTGVGEQAILGVEAPLWSETLRTLDDIEYMAFPRLPAIAELGWSTTTSHDWESFRTRLGAQAPRWRLQQVDFYPSPQVRWT, encoded by the coding sequence ATGGCCGTCGGCTACAGCTCCCTGTGCATCGACGACGAACTGACCTACCGGTTCGTCGAGGACGTCATCCGCGAGATCGCCGCCATCACCCCCGGCCCGTTCCTGCACATCGGCGGCGACGAAGCCCACGCCACCACCGACGAGGACTACCGCACCTTCATGCAACGGGTCCTGCCCCTGGTCGCCAAGTACGGCAAGCGCGCCTCCGGCTGGAACGAGATCATGCAGGTCGACCCGCCGACCGACGTCGTGGCGCAGTACTGGGGGACCGGCACCACCAACGCCGACCTCGCCGAAGCCGCCGCCCGCGGCAACAAGGTCGTCATGTCCCCAGCCAACAAGGCCTACCTCGACATGAAGTACGACCCCACCACCCGCCTCGGACTGTCCTGGGCCGCCTACATCGAGGTGCGCGACGCCTACGACTGGAACCCGGCGCAGCGGGTCACCGGCGTGGGGGAGCAGGCCATCCTCGGCGTCGAGGCCCCACTCTGGTCCGAAACCCTGCGCACCCTCGACGACATCGAGTACATGGCCTTCCCACGGCTGCCCGCGATCGCCGAACTCGGCTGGTCGACGACGACCAGCCACGACTGGGAATCGTTCCGCACCCGACTCGGCGCGCAGGCGCCACGGTGGCGCCTGCAGCAGGTCGACTTCTACCCGTCCCCGCAGGTGAGGTGGACCTGA
- a CDS encoding Lrp/AsnC family transcriptional regulator has product MAESLDATDWAILGELQRDGRVPLTELGRRVNLSASATTERVKRLEAAGVIAGYRADVDLVKVGYPVLAVVRLKYPGSRHEPLHRLLGERVEILECLRTTGEDCYSLKVAATSMVHLEELVNELARFGSTTTNIVYSQTLPYRGPVGRPATCS; this is encoded by the coding sequence ATGGCCGAGAGTCTCGACGCGACCGACTGGGCGATCCTGGGCGAGCTCCAGCGGGACGGGCGGGTTCCGCTGACCGAGTTGGGGCGTCGGGTGAACCTGAGCGCTTCCGCGACGACGGAACGGGTGAAGCGGTTGGAGGCGGCGGGGGTGATCGCGGGTTACCGCGCCGATGTCGACCTGGTGAAGGTCGGCTATCCGGTGCTCGCCGTCGTGCGGCTGAAGTACCCCGGCAGCCGGCACGAGCCACTGCACCGGCTGCTCGGGGAGCGCGTCGAGATCCTGGAGTGCCTGCGTACCACCGGCGAGGACTGTTATTCGCTGAAGGTGGCCGCCACCTCGATGGTCCACCTCGAGGAACTGGTCAACGAACTGGCCCGGTTCGGCAGCACCACCACCAACATCGTCTACAGCCAGACGTTGCCCTACCGTGGTCCGGTGGGCCGGCCGGCCACGTGTTCGTGA
- a CDS encoding LLM class flavin-dependent oxidoreductase: MKIGVNVPNFGPGTNPDVLRRWAQTVEGLGFDLLMVSDHIAVTADVAEQYPAPFYEPFTTLAWLAGITDRVRLGTTILVAPYRHPLLTARMAANLHQLSGGRLVLGVGVGWARQEFAALGVPFQHRGRLTDEHLAAIRDAWANDTDYRAGQIPIWIGGNSDAGLTRAVRLDAAWHPLRFTLPWLRAALHRLKAAADEQRRPVPALAPRIALRLTTTPVTGPARLAGEGTIEQIVDDLDQLRLLGSETVVLDPFNGDPHETHRPQAAWHALATVAAHWNLNDHHR; this comes from the coding sequence GTGAAGATCGGCGTCAACGTCCCCAACTTCGGCCCCGGCACCAACCCCGACGTGCTGCGCCGCTGGGCACAGACCGTGGAAGGCCTGGGCTTCGACCTGCTGATGGTGTCCGACCACATCGCCGTGACAGCCGACGTCGCCGAGCAGTACCCGGCACCGTTCTACGAACCCTTCACCACCCTCGCCTGGCTGGCCGGCATCACCGACCGGGTCCGGCTCGGCACCACCATCCTCGTCGCCCCCTACCGGCACCCGCTGCTCACCGCGCGGATGGCCGCCAACCTCCACCAGCTCAGCGGCGGCCGGCTCGTCCTCGGCGTCGGCGTCGGCTGGGCCCGACAGGAGTTCGCCGCGCTCGGCGTCCCGTTCCAACACCGCGGCCGCCTCACCGACGAACACCTCGCGGCGATCCGCGACGCCTGGGCGAACGACACCGACTACCGCGCCGGGCAGATACCGATCTGGATCGGCGGCAACAGCGACGCCGGCCTGACCCGGGCCGTACGCCTCGACGCCGCCTGGCACCCGCTGCGGTTCACCCTGCCCTGGCTGCGCGCGGCCCTGCACCGCCTGAAAGCCGCCGCCGACGAGCAGCGCCGACCCGTCCCCGCCCTGGCGCCCCGCATCGCACTACGGCTGACCACGACACCCGTCACCGGCCCCGCCCGCCTCGCCGGCGAGGGCACCATCGAGCAGATCGTCGACGACCTTGACCAGTTGCGCCTCCTCGGCTCCGAGACGGTCGTGCTCGACCCCTTCAACGGCGACCCGCACGAGACCCACCGGCCACAGGCCGCATGGCACGCGCTCGCCACCGTCGCCGCCCACTGGAACCTCAACGACCACCACCGATGA
- a CDS encoding nucleoside deaminase gives MNGAQVHLDDERHLRKAIALADAARQAGNPPFGSLLVGPDGTVIAEERNTTITDNDITAHPELKLARWAAANLAPDAAAATTMYTSCQPCGMCTGALERSGLGRVVFALATAQLDSLKSASFTAGPRPVPQDGPALFDEARKPLEGYYR, from the coding sequence ATGAACGGAGCACAGGTGCACCTCGACGACGAACGCCACCTCCGCAAGGCCATCGCGCTCGCCGACGCCGCCCGGCAGGCCGGCAATCCGCCGTTCGGATCCCTGCTGGTGGGCCCGGACGGCACGGTGATCGCCGAAGAACGGAACACCACGATCACCGACAACGACATCACCGCCCACCCCGAACTGAAGCTGGCCCGGTGGGCGGCCGCGAACCTGGCCCCGGACGCGGCAGCGGCCACCACCATGTACACCAGCTGCCAGCCCTGCGGAATGTGCACCGGCGCGCTCGAACGCTCCGGCCTCGGCCGCGTCGTGTTCGCGCTGGCCACCGCGCAGCTCGACAGCCTCAAGTCGGCCAGCTTCACCGCCGGCCCACGGCCCGTACCGCAGGACGGGCCCGCGCTGTTCGACGAGGCGCGCAAGCCGCTCGAGGGCTACTACCGCTGA
- a CDS encoding DUF6223 family protein, protein MSVRHLLTAAAAALFGALWFAAPAAAHVSSQPAAADAYTMSAGRLGASVAAVLGLAGAIVGGLALARPTSRIGSGRLGAVVSLTAGVVGIGLGGLVVVTSDSGIGTGNGRGGAYVALLVGLVAVVLGGLALARSRRAG, encoded by the coding sequence ATGTCCGTCCGTCACCTGCTCACCGCCGCCGCTGCCGCCCTGTTCGGCGCGTTGTGGTTCGCCGCGCCAGCGGCGGCGCACGTCTCGTCCCAGCCGGCCGCGGCCGATGCCTACACCATGAGCGCCGGTCGTCTCGGTGCGAGCGTGGCCGCCGTGCTGGGGCTGGCCGGCGCGATCGTCGGTGGGCTGGCGTTGGCCCGCCCGACCAGCCGGATCGGCAGCGGACGGCTCGGGGCCGTCGTGAGCCTGACGGCGGGTGTGGTCGGCATCGGCCTCGGTGGGCTGGTGGTGGTGACGTCGGACAGTGGCATCGGCACGGGCAACGGGCGGGGTGGGGCGTACGTGGCCCTGCTGGTGGGGCTGGTCGCTGTCGTCCTGGGTGGGCTGGCGCTGGCCCGCTCCCGCCGCGCCGGCTGA
- a CDS encoding AAA family ATPase, translated as MRRYVLTGAPGAGKTSIADELRRRGYQVFAEAATDVITAGQARGVAEPWSEPDFVEAVVRLQRARQAGACGPVQVYDRSPLCTLALARFLGRPVGAVLAAEVERVTAAGIYQRQVFLVRPLGFVTPTAARRISYADALEFARVHERVYAEHGYELVDVPPGPVGRRATAVAAYLGVTSGEGGPDPVYLT; from the coding sequence ATGCGGCGGTACGTGCTGACCGGCGCGCCGGGAGCGGGCAAGACCAGCATCGCCGACGAACTGCGCCGGCGGGGATACCAGGTCTTCGCCGAGGCGGCCACCGACGTGATCACGGCGGGGCAGGCCCGGGGCGTGGCCGAGCCCTGGAGCGAGCCCGATTTCGTCGAGGCCGTCGTCCGGCTCCAACGCGCCCGTCAGGCCGGGGCGTGCGGGCCGGTGCAGGTGTACGACCGGTCGCCACTGTGCACGCTCGCGCTGGCACGGTTCCTGGGCCGGCCGGTCGGCGCCGTGCTGGCCGCCGAGGTCGAGCGGGTGACGGCAGCGGGGATCTACCAGCGGCAGGTGTTCCTGGTCCGGCCGTTGGGGTTCGTGACGCCGACGGCGGCCCGCCGGATCAGCTACGCCGACGCGCTGGAGTTTGCCCGCGTGCACGAGCGGGTGTACGCGGAGCACGGCTACGAACTGGTCGACGTCCCGCCCGGCCCGGTCGGGCGACGCGCCACCGCGGTGGCGGCGTACCTGGGGGTCACCTCCGGTGAGGGAGGCCCCGATCCGGTCTACTTGACATAA
- a CDS encoding tyrosine-type recombinase/integrase has product MHDKQDESVQHLIEEFLTARATRKPSPHTLEAYRRDLRTVAALAGELVTPPLPLDALPVAALTPRLMRAAFARYAAPRAAASVHRAWSTWNSFFSFLVADGVVGGNPMPAVDRPRAPLPRPKPLRGPDTPEQLLTAVARADARQRDPWPERDVAVLALALCAGLRLSELLALRVGSLAGRPGERRVDVAGKGGRPRVVPIEPELDGVLVDYLDSRARRFGARTVRPDAPLLVDRRGEPLRRGGLQYLVESCYRRAGIGDRVPPGARLHALRHTFATRLAEDGASAAEIMRLLGHASLASSQAYIEVTAGQQRDAVRANRTNRVLAGLVRGVAAR; this is encoded by the coding sequence ATGCATGACAAACAGGACGAATCGGTACAGCACCTGATCGAGGAGTTCCTGACCGCCCGGGCCACCCGCAAGCCGTCCCCGCACACGCTCGAGGCGTACCGGCGGGACCTGCGTACCGTCGCCGCCCTGGCCGGCGAGCTGGTCACCCCTCCCCTCCCCCTGGACGCCCTGCCTGTCGCCGCCCTCACTCCCCGGCTGATGCGCGCGGCGTTCGCCCGGTACGCCGCCCCGCGCGCCGCGGCGTCGGTGCATCGGGCCTGGTCCACCTGGAACAGTTTCTTCTCCTTCCTGGTCGCCGACGGGGTGGTCGGTGGCAACCCGATGCCGGCGGTCGACCGGCCCCGGGCGCCGCTCCCCCGGCCCAAGCCGCTGCGTGGCCCGGACACCCCGGAGCAGTTGCTGACGGCGGTGGCCCGTGCGGATGCCCGGCAGCGCGATCCGTGGCCGGAGCGGGACGTGGCGGTGCTGGCGTTGGCGCTCTGCGCGGGGCTGCGGCTGTCGGAGCTGTTGGCGCTGCGGGTGGGTTCGCTGGCGGGCCGGCCCGGTGAGCGGCGCGTCGACGTGGCGGGCAAGGGTGGGCGGCCGCGGGTGGTGCCGATCGAACCGGAGCTGGACGGGGTGCTGGTGGACTATCTGGACAGCCGGGCCAGGCGGTTCGGGGCGCGGACGGTGCGGCCCGACGCGCCGCTGCTGGTGGACCGGCGGGGTGAGCCGCTGCGCCGGGGTGGGCTGCAGTACCTGGTGGAGTCATGTTACCGGCGGGCGGGCATCGGCGACCGGGTGCCGCCGGGCGCGCGGCTGCACGCGTTGCGGCACACGTTCGCCACCCGGTTGGCCGAGGACGGGGCGAGCGCGGCGGAGATCATGCGGTTGCTGGGGCACGCGTCGTTGGCGTCGTCGCAGGCGTACATCGAGGTGACGGCCGGTCAGCAGCGGGACGCGGTGCGGGCGAACCGGACCAACCGGGTGTTGGCGGGGTTGGTGCGCGGGGTGGCGGCGCGGTGA
- a CDS encoding fasciclin domain-containing protein: MSHPRTAPALAAAVLLLTATACTTHGTATRDAPTPAAAVAVTGPLCAALPTGSEPGNPTFLAGQPAEAALTWMPTLTTFEAALRTSGALTDLDTTGGITILAPTDDAFAAMFSDDTWDTLMTRDHQKLRTLVDAHLIAGAHTADDLATAGTTRTLDGTTLTVARTGPSIRLGDNADTVCADYQATGARIHIIDAVLGPLPATADGTGHRAH; the protein is encoded by the coding sequence GTGTCCCACCCCCGCACCGCACCCGCCCTCGCCGCCGCGGTCCTGCTGCTCACCGCCACCGCCTGCACCACCCACGGCACCGCCACCCGCGACGCACCGACCCCGGCCGCCGCCGTCGCCGTCACCGGCCCACTCTGCGCCGCCCTGCCCACCGGCAGCGAACCCGGCAACCCCACCTTCCTCGCCGGCCAACCCGCCGAGGCGGCCCTCACCTGGATGCCGACCCTCACCACCTTCGAGGCGGCGCTACGTACCAGCGGCGCCCTCACCGACCTCGACACCACCGGCGGGATCACCATCCTCGCGCCCACCGACGACGCCTTCGCCGCCATGTTCTCCGACGACACCTGGGACACCCTGATGACCCGCGACCACCAGAAACTGCGCACCCTGGTCGACGCCCACCTCATCGCCGGCGCCCACACCGCCGACGACCTCGCCACCGCCGGCACCACCCGCACCCTCGACGGCACCACCCTCACCGTCGCCCGCACCGGCCCGAGCATCCGCCTCGGCGACAACGCCGACACCGTCTGCGCCGACTACCAGGCCACCGGCGCCCGCATCCACATCATCGACGCCGTCCTCGGCCCACTGCCCGCCACCGCCGACGGCACCGGCCACCGCGCCCACTGA
- a CDS encoding M14 family zinc carboxypeptidase: MRRRNILIALSTLLAVSLVATPASARQQQTAAPNQVTDLTAQQADGHTTLAWQPVPDATDYQIERTAVDHTDTPTGAPTIVGIWRPNRQINQESPTFADAGYHPGDRFRWRVRARVGTTEQPWSDPVAGTTTAPWGNPDTPGEQLRTQWETTRAAQYTSDTDEYAYTAAIDDLSDRVRVVEIGRTVRDRPINMFVIGHPTPPATPAAVAATAPLAINCNVHGNEPGDREACLILARQLAFSTDQRVIDLLSHTTVLIVPTINGDGRAANTRGNSTGQDLNRDYSLIRQPETAAYVTMIRDYRPVAGYDGHEYGNSRAGDLPMLPPRHQNVAQAIFDESQDMIEGHMYRQGAQAGWWACPYGCEGGGNVGLSEETILRNTLGLKNVVNSLLELRSSGGQTRPDEGNTTNNRRRKTYSALWTFHQFLDYHRAQLADITTARAEAITGQAANTGRLVFRGSRPIPAHPAPHPGDNPPPLDAPRPDLILDNPPCAYRLTEQQYHGERTDGPGGAGTTVAQRLAAHGWKVVKTGDSYYVPLNQPERGLIPLLLDAQGVENLTDGERVYPTLTGRRDGPLTVTGFTCLAGATVTGPVTVRAGATLVATGSTITGPVTATGAAGVLLADSTVTGPVRITGTTDAISLIDVTVTGPVDLARNTTGTDTPLLAGTTVRGPLACAGNTPAPTNLGLTNTVHGPRTDQCAAL; this comes from the coding sequence GTGAGACGCCGAAACATCCTCATCGCACTGTCCACACTCCTGGCCGTCAGCCTCGTCGCCACCCCGGCCAGCGCCCGACAGCAGCAGACCGCCGCCCCCAACCAGGTCACCGACCTCACCGCCCAGCAGGCCGACGGACACACCACCCTCGCCTGGCAACCGGTACCCGACGCCACCGACTACCAGATCGAACGCACCGCCGTCGACCACACCGACACCCCCACCGGCGCGCCCACCATCGTCGGCATCTGGCGCCCCAACCGGCAGATCAACCAGGAATCACCCACCTTCGCCGACGCCGGCTACCACCCCGGCGACCGGTTCCGCTGGCGCGTGCGCGCCCGCGTCGGCACCACCGAACAGCCCTGGTCCGACCCGGTCGCCGGCACCACCACCGCACCCTGGGGCAACCCCGACACCCCCGGCGAACAGCTACGCACCCAGTGGGAGACCACCCGCGCCGCCCAGTACACCAGCGACACCGACGAGTACGCCTACACCGCCGCCATCGACGACCTCAGCGACCGGGTCCGCGTCGTCGAGATCGGCCGCACCGTCCGCGACCGGCCGATCAACATGTTCGTCATCGGCCACCCGACCCCACCGGCCACCCCGGCCGCCGTCGCCGCCACCGCACCGCTCGCCATCAACTGCAACGTGCACGGCAACGAACCCGGCGACCGCGAAGCCTGCCTCATCCTGGCCCGGCAACTCGCCTTCAGCACCGACCAACGCGTCATCGACCTGCTCAGCCACACCACCGTCCTGATCGTCCCCACCATCAACGGCGACGGCCGCGCCGCCAACACCCGCGGCAACTCCACCGGCCAGGACCTCAACCGCGACTACTCACTCATCCGCCAACCCGAAACCGCCGCGTACGTCACGATGATCCGCGACTACCGGCCCGTCGCCGGCTACGACGGCCACGAGTACGGCAACTCCCGCGCCGGCGACCTGCCCATGCTGCCGCCCCGCCACCAGAACGTCGCCCAGGCCATCTTCGACGAGTCCCAGGACATGATCGAAGGCCACATGTACCGCCAGGGCGCCCAGGCCGGCTGGTGGGCCTGCCCCTACGGCTGCGAAGGCGGCGGCAACGTCGGCCTCAGCGAGGAAACCATCCTGCGCAACACCCTCGGCCTGAAGAACGTCGTCAACAGCCTGCTCGAACTGCGCAGCTCCGGCGGCCAGACCCGACCCGACGAGGGCAACACCACCAACAACCGCCGCCGCAAGACCTACTCGGCGCTGTGGACGTTCCACCAGTTCCTCGACTACCACCGCGCCCAACTGGCCGACATCACCACCGCCCGCGCCGAGGCCATCACCGGCCAGGCCGCCAACACCGGCCGGCTGGTCTTCCGCGGCTCCCGACCCATCCCCGCCCACCCCGCCCCGCACCCCGGCGACAACCCACCGCCGCTGGACGCCCCCCGGCCCGACCTCATCCTCGACAACCCGCCCTGCGCCTACCGGCTCACCGAGCAGCAGTACCACGGCGAGCGCACCGACGGACCCGGCGGCGCCGGCACCACCGTCGCCCAACGCCTCGCCGCGCACGGCTGGAAGGTCGTCAAGACCGGCGACAGCTACTACGTACCCCTCAACCAACCCGAACGCGGCCTCATCCCGCTGCTGCTCGACGCCCAGGGCGTGGAGAACCTCACCGACGGCGAACGCGTCTACCCGACCCTCACCGGCCGGCGCGACGGCCCACTGACCGTCACCGGCTTCACCTGCCTCGCCGGCGCCACCGTCACCGGCCCGGTCACCGTCCGCGCCGGCGCCACCCTCGTCGCCACCGGCAGCACCATCACCGGCCCGGTCACCGCCACCGGCGCCGCCGGCGTCCTGCTCGCCGACAGCACCGTCACCGGCCCCGTCCGGATCACCGGCACCACCGACGCGATCTCCCTGATCGACGTCACCGTCACCGGCCCGGTCGACCTGGCCCGCAACACCACCGGCACCGACACGCCGCTGCTGGCCGGCACCACCGTCCGCGGCCCGCTCGCCTGCGCCGGCAACACCCCCGCGCCGACCAACCTCGGCCTCACCAACACCGTCCACGGACCCCGCACCGACCAGTGCGCGGCCCTGTGA
- a CDS encoding endonuclease/exonuclease/phosphatase family protein — MRLATFNLLHGRSLTDGLVDPDRLTAAVTALDADILALQEVDRDQSRSGKLDLTAIAARALGAPEHRFAAAVVGTPGERFRPLTHDDDGHGEPCYGVGLVSRHPVRSWRVTRLRPAPVRSPVYVPGPGGGLVLLHDEPRVLLAAILDTPHGPLTVAATHLSFVPGWNAHQLRRVVRALRTLPAPRILLGDLNLPAWAARLVSGWRPLGRRPTYPAGQPRVQLDHVLADRQGIDQLPPVTGVHTPLSTISDHRPLLVDLG; from the coding sequence GTGCGCCTGGCCACGTTCAACCTGCTGCACGGCCGTTCCCTCACCGACGGCCTGGTCGACCCCGACCGCCTCACCGCCGCCGTCACCGCCCTCGACGCCGACATCCTCGCCCTGCAGGAGGTCGACCGCGACCAGAGCCGCAGCGGCAAACTCGACCTCACCGCCATCGCCGCCCGCGCGCTCGGCGCCCCCGAACACCGCTTCGCCGCCGCCGTCGTCGGCACCCCCGGCGAACGGTTCCGCCCCCTCACCCACGACGACGACGGGCACGGCGAACCCTGCTACGGCGTCGGCCTGGTCAGCCGCCACCCGGTCCGCAGCTGGCGGGTCACCCGGCTGCGCCCCGCGCCGGTCCGCTCACCGGTCTACGTCCCCGGCCCCGGCGGCGGGCTCGTCCTGCTGCACGACGAACCCCGCGTGCTGCTCGCCGCCATCCTCGACACCCCGCACGGCCCGCTCACCGTCGCCGCCACCCACCTGTCCTTCGTCCCCGGCTGGAACGCCCACCAACTGCGCCGGGTCGTCCGCGCCCTGCGCACCCTGCCCGCCCCCCGCATCCTGCTCGGCGACCTGAACCTGCCCGCCTGGGCCGCCCGCCTCGTCTCCGGCTGGCGACCCCTGGGCCGCCGCCCCACCTACCCCGCCGGGCAACCCCGGGTGCAACTCGACCACGTCCTCGCCGACCGGCAGGGCATCGACCAACTGCCACCCGTCACCGGCGTGCACACCCCGCTGTCCACCATCTCCGACCACCGGCCCCTGCTGGTCGACCTCGGCTGA
- a CDS encoding sulfite exporter TauE/SafE family protein, which translates to MDPVSLTTLLAAAAMAGWVDAVVGGGGLLLLPALLVGAPGMPVATALGTNKLAAIAGTSTAAVTYARRTKLDWAVAGPAAGLAVLCAGLGAALAGSVPGSAYRPVVLVVLVSVAVFVLLRPRLGVVAAPQRRTPKRVVAAVAVAGVGIALYDGLIGPGTGTFLVLAFTALIGADFVHGSAMAKVVNAGTNLGALVVFAATGHVWWLLGAGMAVCNIAGAVLGARMALRRGAGFVRLVLLVVVVALVGKLGYDQWLAG; encoded by the coding sequence GTGGACCCCGTATCGCTGACCACCCTGCTCGCCGCGGCCGCCATGGCCGGCTGGGTCGACGCGGTGGTGGGCGGCGGCGGTCTGCTGCTGTTGCCGGCGCTGCTGGTGGGGGCGCCCGGGATGCCGGTGGCCACCGCATTGGGCACGAACAAGCTGGCGGCGATCGCCGGGACCAGCACGGCGGCGGTGACGTACGCGCGGCGCACCAAGCTCGACTGGGCGGTGGCCGGGCCGGCGGCCGGGCTGGCGGTGCTCTGCGCCGGGCTGGGCGCGGCGCTGGCCGGCAGCGTCCCGGGGTCGGCGTACCGGCCGGTGGTGCTGGTGGTGCTGGTGTCGGTGGCGGTGTTCGTGTTGCTGCGGCCCCGGCTCGGCGTGGTGGCGGCGCCGCAGCGGCGCACCCCGAAGCGGGTGGTGGCGGCGGTGGCGGTGGCCGGCGTGGGCATCGCCCTGTACGACGGGCTGATCGGCCCGGGCACCGGCACGTTCCTGGTGCTGGCGTTCACCGCGCTGATCGGCGCGGACTTCGTGCACGGCTCGGCGATGGCGAAGGTGGTCAACGCCGGCACCAACCTGGGCGCGCTGGTGGTGTTCGCCGCGACCGGGCACGTGTGGTGGCTGCTGGGCGCGGGCATGGCGGTGTGCAACATCGCCGGGGCGGTGCTGGGGGCGCGGATGGCGTTGCGCCGCGGCGCCGGGTTCGTGCGGCTGGTGCTGCTGGTGGTGGTGGTGGCGCTGGTCGGCAAGCTCGGCTACGACCAGTGGCTGGCCGGCTGA
- a CDS encoding GNAT family N-acetyltransferase, with protein sequence MPVRAEHDRAVLARLLGRDPVLHAYQLGDLDDFFWPYTSWFRRGDEVALLYHGADPPTLLAFAAPARVPALAGLLRELAPVLPARLYAHLSPGLEPALADGFTLDAAGAHHKMALTDPARLAAAIPAGVVLHAGDLPALRRLYAAAYAGNWFDPRMLDTGQYVGVRDGDELVAVAGVHVYSPAYRVAALGNVTTHPRVRGRGLAGAAVAALCGRLRDRVEHVTLNVKADNTAALRLYDRLGFTRVAEYGEYTLTARRA encoded by the coding sequence GTGCCGGTACGCGCGGAACACGACCGGGCCGTCCTGGCGCGACTGCTGGGCCGGGATCCGGTGCTGCACGCCTACCAGTTGGGCGACCTGGACGACTTCTTCTGGCCGTACACCTCGTGGTTCCGCCGCGGCGACGAGGTGGCGTTGCTGTACCACGGCGCCGACCCGCCCACCCTGCTGGCGTTCGCCGCCCCGGCGCGGGTGCCGGCGCTGGCGGGGCTGCTGCGCGAGCTGGCGCCGGTGCTGCCGGCCCGGCTGTACGCGCACCTGTCCCCCGGCCTGGAGCCGGCGCTGGCCGACGGGTTCACCCTCGACGCGGCCGGCGCTCACCACAAGATGGCGCTGACCGACCCGGCGCGGCTGGCCGCGGCGATCCCGGCGGGGGTGGTGCTGCACGCCGGTGACCTGCCGGCGCTGCGCCGGCTCTACGCGGCCGCCTACGCGGGCAACTGGTTCGACCCGCGGATGCTGGACACCGGCCAGTACGTGGGGGTGCGCGACGGCGACGAGCTGGTGGCGGTGGCCGGGGTGCACGTGTACTCCCCCGCCTACCGGGTCGCGGCGCTGGGCAACGTCACCACCCATCCCCGGGTACGCGGCCGGGGGCTGGCCGGGGCGGCGGTGGCCGCGCTGTGCGGGCGGCTGCGCGACCGGGTCGAGCACGTGACGTTGAACGTCAAGGCCGACAACACGGCGGCGCTGCGGCTGTACGACCGGCTCGGCTTCACCCGCGTCGCCGAGTACGGCGAGTACACGCTGACCGCCCGCCGCGCCTGA
- the def gene encoding peptide deformylase → MTMRPIRIIGDPVLRTPCEPVTSFDAELRALVTDLMDTLLGAPGRAGVAANQIGVSAQVFVYDADGHRGHLVNPTLELSEETQDDDEGCLSIPGLYFPTRRAMHATAHGFDQHGEPLTISGSGFLARALQHETDHLAGRLYVDTLRGDVRRRALREIRAGQFDSSRQRG, encoded by the coding sequence ATGACGATGCGGCCCATCCGGATCATCGGCGACCCGGTGCTGCGCACCCCGTGCGAGCCGGTGACCAGCTTCGACGCCGAACTGCGCGCCCTGGTCACCGACCTGATGGACACCCTGCTCGGCGCGCCCGGGCGGGCCGGCGTGGCCGCCAACCAGATCGGGGTCAGCGCCCAGGTGTTCGTCTACGACGCCGACGGCCACCGCGGACACCTGGTCAACCCGACCCTGGAACTGTCCGAGGAGACCCAGGACGACGACGAGGGCTGCCTGTCCATCCCCGGGCTCTACTTCCCGACCCGGCGGGCCATGCACGCCACCGCGCACGGCTTCGACCAGCACGGCGAGCCGCTGACCATTTCCGGCAGCGGGTTCCTGGCCCGCGCGCTGCAGCACGAGACCGACCACCTGGCCGGCCGGCTCTACGTCGACACCCTGCGCGGCGACGTCCGCCGCCGGGCGCTGCGGGAGATCCGCGCCGGCCAGTTCGACTCGTCCCGCCAGCGCGGCTGA